In Deltaproteobacteria bacterium GWC2_55_46, a single window of DNA contains:
- a CDS encoding sugar kinase: MSEILVVGSVAFDSVETPFGKADEVLGGSATYFSTSASFFTGVNLVAVVGEDFPAEHITTLSNKGINVGGLRKVPGKTFRWKGYYGYDLNQAHTLETQLNVFSSFNPEIPDEYKDIPFVFLANIDPELQMKVLEQVRGPRLVACDTMNFWIEGKPEALKELLKKVDLFVINEGEARELSGEASLVRAAKVIQGYGPRTLIVKRGEYGALMFNGSSVFSSPAYPLEEVFDPTGAGDTFAGGLMGYLANSGDLSEDSIRRAIIFGSVMASFNVEAFSLGRLDTLTLPEIKTRYSEFKRLTHFEDI; encoded by the coding sequence ATGTCTGAGATACTCGTAGTCGGCTCGGTCGCCTTTGACTCTGTAGAGACCCCATTCGGCAAGGCCGATGAGGTGCTCGGCGGCTCGGCGACCTATTTTTCGACTTCAGCCAGTTTCTTTACCGGGGTGAACCTTGTCGCCGTCGTCGGTGAGGACTTCCCTGCCGAGCACATAACGACCCTTTCGAATAAGGGCATAAACGTCGGTGGCTTAAGGAAAGTCCCGGGCAAGACCTTCAGGTGGAAGGGCTATTACGGGTATGACCTCAACCAGGCCCATACCCTTGAGACCCAGCTGAACGTCTTCAGCTCCTTTAACCCGGAGATACCCGATGAGTACAAGGACATACCCTTCGTATTCCTCGCCAACATCGACCCTGAGCTTCAGATGAAGGTGCTCGAGCAGGTCAGGGGGCCAAGGCTCGTGGCCTGCGACACCATGAACTTCTGGATAGAGGGAAAGCCCGAGGCCTTAAAAGAACTATTGAAGAAAGTAGACCTCTTCGTCATAAACGAGGGAGAGGCGAGGGAGCTTTCAGGAGAGGCCTCTCTCGTGAGGGCGGCAAAGGTGATACAGGGCTACGGCCCCAGAACGCTCATCGTAAAGCGCGGTGAGTACGGCGCGCTCATGTTTAATGGCAGCTCTGTCTTCTCATCCCCCGCTTACCCGCTTGAAGAGGTCTTCGACCCCACAGGCGCCGGGGATACATTCGCGGGCGGGCTTATGGGCTATTTGGCCAATAGCGGGGACCTTAGCGAGGATAGCATAAGAAGGGCCATAATCTTCGGCTCTGTGATGGCCTCGTTCAACGTCGAGGCATTCAGTCTCGGCAGGCTCGACACCCTTACGCTCCCTGAGATCAAGACGCGCTATTCGGAATTTAAACGGTTGACCCATTTTGAAGATATATGA
- a CDS encoding methylthioadenosine phosphorylase has product MKVVGVIGGSGLYEMEGLKDVNSQKVSTPFGDPSDEYVTGMLGDVKMIFLPRHGRGHRFTPTEVNYRANIYGMKKLGAEWVISVSAVGSMKEEIKPGHIVIVDQFFDRTKGRPSSFYGNGVVGHVEFADPVCPDLSKVLYKAANEAGATVHMGGTYICIEGPQFSTRAESKIYRGWGVDVIGMTNIPEAKLAREAEVCYATVALSTDYDCWHETEESVTVEAIIATLKANVAMAKDIIMKAVPAITGARGCKCGSALKYATITDPKAIPDKAREDLALLIGKYLPQKTV; this is encoded by the coding sequence ATGAAGGTTGTAGGCGTAATAGGCGGTTCAGGCCTCTACGAGATGGAGGGGCTTAAGGACGTAAATTCTCAGAAGGTCTCCACCCCCTTCGGCGACCCGTCGGATGAGTATGTAACCGGCATGCTCGGCGATGTAAAGATGATATTCCTCCCCAGGCACGGCAGGGGGCACAGGTTTACGCCAACAGAAGTCAACTACAGGGCGAACATATACGGCATGAAAAAGCTCGGGGCCGAATGGGTCATCTCGGTCTCTGCCGTCGGCAGCATGAAAGAGGAGATAAAGCCCGGCCATATCGTCATAGTCGATCAGTTCTTCGACAGGACGAAGGGCAGGCCGTCGAGTTTTTACGGCAACGGGGTGGTTGGCCATGTCGAGTTCGCCGATCCGGTATGCCCTGACCTGAGCAAGGTACTCTATAAGGCCGCCAATGAGGCCGGCGCTACCGTCCACATGGGGGGCACCTATATCTGTATCGAAGGCCCACAGTTCTCGACCAGGGCCGAATCGAAGATATACAGGGGCTGGGGGGTCGACGTCATCGGCATGACCAACATACCGGAGGCCAAGCTCGCGCGTGAGGCTGAAGTTTGCTACGCAACGGTCGCCCTTTCAACCGACTATGACTGCTGGCATGAGACCGAAGAGTCGGTCACGGTCGAGGCGATAATAGCGACCCTCAAGGCCAACGTTGCGATGGCAAAGGATATAATAATGAAGGCGGTGCCGGCCATTACCGGCGCGAGGGGCTGCAAGTGCGGTAGCGCCCTTAAGTACGCGACCATCACCGACCCGAAGGCGATACCGGATAAGGCGAGAGAAGACCTGGCCCTTCTTATCGGCAAGTATCTGCCTCAAAAAACAGTTTAA
- a CDS encoding excinuclease ABC subunit A, with protein MPAPSDKDELVIEGLRQNNLKNISVRIPHNVITTIVGLSGSGKSSLAFDTLFAEGRWRFIESLSTYTRLFLERMDRPDVDTIRNIRPAIAVEQKNPVRGSRSTVGTTTELNDYLRLLFSRVGRLHCPECGSPVYKSGPEPAAESILAGRPGEPVYIGFNINLNGKQPEEAAAELLGKGFIRVKAGADIIDISEGFTELPRSFGVVTDRLIVKESERQRLTEALETAFSAGNGAAWAYTPGKGEEAFSTELICRECGTRTERPTSISLSFNHPVGACPECKGFGNLLKYDEAKVLPDKTLSLREGAIEPWTKPAYRWWYEELEKHAHNYGIDLNKPFEKLSARERRLVFEGTSDFEGINDFFDYLESKKYKLHIKVFSSRYKGQVACPSCKGTRLKKQALSAKVGGLNIAEASALSIKEAREFFSTIELTSFEEAISEEVLKQIRAKLEFLSHTGLGYITLDRLTKTLSGGEAQRVTIATQLASSLCGVLYILDEPSIGLHPVDIDMLTSQLERLSSMGNTVVTVEHDPGMIRRSSHVIELGPGSGEKGGHVVWAGPTKEFLKGARTLTADYLAGREEIHVPRWRRKGSGRYIQIRGASGNNLKSADLSVPLKTMTCVTGVSGSGKSTLVVDTLYNVLASHFGEKSEPAMPYSSVHGLDNLSGVKLIDQSPIGRTPRSNPLTYIGGFDEIRKLFSGLSSARAMGLAPGDFSFNVPGGRCESCKGEGVEKLEMYFLPDVYVKCAVCGGKRYKGHVLDVKYRGRSIYDVLETTFEDAILLFPNEPGLQRRFSVLKSVGLGYLKLGQPATTLSGGEAQRLKIARELVEESSGDVLYILDEPTTGLHMDDVKKLLSVLGALVDSGSTVLMIEHNLDCIKSADHVIDLGPRGGGEGGAIVASGTPEEISRSPRSLTGKYLKKVLH; from the coding sequence GTGCCAGCCCCCTCTGACAAAGACGAGCTGGTAATCGAGGGGCTCAGGCAGAACAACCTCAAGAACATCTCGGTCCGCATACCCCACAACGTCATCACCACCATCGTGGGTTTGAGCGGCTCTGGCAAATCCTCGCTCGCCTTCGACACCCTCTTCGCCGAAGGCAGATGGAGGTTCATCGAGTCCCTTTCCACATACACCAGGCTATTCCTCGAACGAATGGACAGGCCCGATGTCGACACCATCAGGAATATCCGCCCGGCCATCGCCGTAGAGCAGAAAAACCCGGTGCGCGGCAGCCGCTCTACCGTCGGCACCACCACCGAACTGAACGACTACCTGCGCCTCCTTTTCAGCCGCGTTGGAAGGCTCCACTGCCCGGAGTGCGGCTCGCCTGTATATAAAAGCGGCCCCGAGCCTGCCGCAGAGAGCATCCTGGCCGGCCGCCCCGGCGAGCCTGTCTATATCGGATTTAACATCAACCTTAACGGAAAACAGCCTGAAGAGGCCGCCGCGGAGCTGCTTGGCAAGGGCTTCATACGGGTAAAGGCCGGCGCCGATATCATAGACATCTCGGAAGGCTTTACAGAACTGCCCCGCTCCTTCGGGGTGGTGACCGACAGGCTCATCGTAAAGGAATCCGAGCGGCAGAGGCTCACCGAGGCGCTTGAAACAGCCTTCAGCGCCGGCAACGGCGCGGCCTGGGCATATACGCCGGGCAAGGGCGAAGAGGCCTTCTCTACAGAGCTTATCTGCCGGGAGTGCGGCACAAGGACAGAGAGGCCCACTTCGATCTCCCTTTCATTCAACCACCCTGTCGGCGCATGCCCGGAATGCAAGGGCTTCGGCAACCTGCTCAAATATGACGAGGCGAAGGTATTGCCAGACAAAACACTCAGCCTCCGCGAAGGTGCGATAGAGCCATGGACAAAGCCCGCCTACAGATGGTGGTATGAAGAGCTTGAAAAACACGCTCACAACTACGGGATAGACCTCAATAAGCCATTCGAGAAGCTATCCGCAAGGGAACGGCGGCTCGTATTCGAGGGCACCTCGGACTTCGAAGGCATAAACGACTTCTTCGACTACCTTGAGAGCAAGAAATACAAGCTCCACATAAAGGTCTTCAGCTCACGCTACAAGGGGCAGGTCGCATGCCCGTCGTGCAAAGGGACGAGGCTTAAAAAGCAGGCGCTCTCCGCGAAGGTCGGCGGCCTCAACATCGCCGAGGCAAGCGCCCTTTCGATAAAAGAGGCCCGCGAGTTCTTCTCAACGATAGAGCTTACAAGCTTTGAAGAGGCCATTTCAGAGGAGGTATTGAAGCAGATACGGGCGAAGCTCGAATTCCTGAGCCACACCGGCCTCGGCTACATAACGCTCGACAGGCTCACCAAGACCCTTTCCGGGGGCGAGGCCCAGAGGGTCACCATAGCGACCCAGCTCGCCTCGTCCCTTTGCGGGGTTCTCTACATACTCGACGAGCCGTCCATCGGCCTCCATCCTGTAGATATAGACATGCTCACCAGCCAGCTTGAGAGGCTTTCATCCATGGGCAACACGGTCGTGACCGTCGAGCACGACCCTGGCATGATAAGGAGGTCGAGCCATGTAATCGAGCTTGGCCCCGGCTCAGGCGAAAAGGGTGGCCACGTGGTATGGGCAGGCCCTACGAAAGAGTTCCTGAAGGGCGCGCGCACCCTTACAGCCGACTACCTTGCCGGGCGGGAAGAGATCCACGTGCCCAGGTGGAGGAGAAAGGGGAGCGGCAGATACATTCAAATCCGGGGCGCCTCCGGGAATAACCTCAAGTCGGCAGACCTCTCGGTCCCCCTTAAGACCATGACCTGCGTAACAGGTGTATCAGGCTCAGGCAAAAGCACCCTCGTTGTCGATACCCTCTACAACGTCCTCGCCTCGCACTTCGGCGAGAAGTCCGAGCCTGCCATGCCCTACTCGTCTGTCCACGGCCTCGACAACTTGAGCGGGGTAAAGCTCATAGACCAGAGCCCAATAGGGAGGACGCCACGTTCAAACCCGCTCACATACATCGGCGGCTTCGACGAGATAAGAAAGCTCTTCTCCGGCCTGTCTTCGGCCAGGGCCATGGGGCTGGCCCCGGGGGACTTCTCATTTAACGTCCCCGGCGGCAGATGCGAATCATGCAAGGGCGAAGGGGTCGAAAAGCTCGAGATGTACTTCCTCCCGGACGTCTACGTGAAATGCGCGGTCTGCGGCGGCAAGAGGTACAAGGGGCACGTCCTCGACGTCAAATACAGGGGCAGGTCGATCTATGACGTCCTTGAGACCACCTTCGAGGACGCCATCCTCCTTTTTCCGAACGAACCCGGCCTCCAGAGGCGTTTCTCGGTCCTTAAATCCGTCGGCCTTGGCTACCTCAAGCTCGGCCAGCCTGCCACGACCCTCTCCGGTGGAGAGGCCCAGAGGCTCAAGATAGCGAGGGAGCTTGTGGAGGAATCATCAGGGGACGTCCTTTACATACTCGATGAGCCCACAACAGGCCTTCACATGGATGACGTCAAAAAGCTCCTCTCGGTGCTTGGCGCCCTGGTCGATTCAGGGAGCACCGTCTTAATGATAGAGCACAACCTCGACTGCATAAAGTCGGCTGACCACGTCATAGACCTGGGCCCCCGGGGCGGCGGCGAAGGCGGAGCCATAGTCGCCAGCGGCACCCCGGAGGAGATATCAAGATCCCCCCGCAGCCTCACCGGAAAATACCTAAAGAAAGTCCTTCACTAA
- a CDS encoding bacterioferritin, whose product MKAKEGILEILNNILTGELTKVNQYFIHGEMCDNWGYERLYKKMRAESMREMVHAEKLIEHILHLEGVPNMQKLGDVLVGETVPEQLKLNLKKEQEAVAMLNETIARCVSVGDNNTRHKLEEMLEEAEEQIHWLETQLQTIDQVGLQNYLSEQIREE is encoded by the coding sequence GTGAAGGCAAAAGAAGGTATTCTGGAGATCCTCAATAATATCCTTACAGGCGAGCTCACAAAGGTAAACCAGTATTTCATCCACGGCGAGATGTGCGACAACTGGGGGTATGAAAGGCTCTATAAGAAGATGAGGGCCGAATCGATGCGTGAGATGGTCCATGCCGAAAAATTGATCGAGCACATCCTGCACCTGGAGGGCGTCCCCAATATGCAGAAGCTCGGGGACGTGCTCGTGGGCGAGACGGTCCCTGAGCAATTGAAGCTCAACCTTAAAAAAGAGCAGGAAGCGGTCGCGATGCTCAACGAGACAATCGCCAGATGCGTATCGGTTGGCGATAACAATACCAGGCACAAGTTAGAGGAGATGCTCGAAGAGGCAGAGGAGCAGATACACTGGCTTGAGACCCAGCTCCAGACCATCGACCAGGTAGGTCTCCAGAATTATTTGAGCGAACAGATCAGAGAAGAATAG
- a CDS encoding chaperonin GroL has product MAPKELAFSHHARSAILKGVNTLADAVKVTLGPRGRNVVIEKSFGSPLITKDGVTVAKEIELENRFENMGAQMVKEVASKTSDVAGDGTTTATVLAQAIFREGSKLVAAGHNPMDLKRGIEKAVEVAIGELKKLSKNVKEKKEIAQVGTISANGDSTIGEIIAEAMEKVGKEGVITVEEAKGMETQLEVVEGMQFDRGYLSPYFVTDPERMECVIEDAFILIHEKKISNMRELLPILEKIAKLGRPLLIIAEDVEGEALATLVVNKLRGTLQATAVKAPGFGDRRKAMLDDIAVLTGGKLIAEELGVKLESVDVKDLGRAKRVVIDKENTTIIDGAGKKGDIEGRIKQIRAQVEETTSDYDREKLQERLAKLAGGVAVINVGAATETEMKEKKARVEDALHATRAAVEEGVVPGGGVAYLRTLNAVSKLNLEGDQQFGVKLVLRALEEPIRQISANAGLEGSIVVEKVKCGNGAFGFNAATEVYEDLVKAGVIDPTKVSRIALQNASSISSLMLTTECMVAEKPREEKGGGMPAGMGGMGGMGGMDMM; this is encoded by the coding sequence ATGGCACCCAAAGAACTTGCTTTCAGCCATCACGCGAGAAGCGCGATACTTAAGGGCGTAAACACGCTGGCCGACGCGGTGAAGGTCACCCTCGGGCCCAGGGGCAGGAACGTCGTCATCGAGAAGAGCTTCGGCTCTCCTCTCATCACCAAGGACGGCGTCACCGTCGCCAAGGAAATAGAGCTTGAGAACAGGTTCGAGAACATGGGCGCCCAGATGGTCAAGGAGGTCGCCAGCAAGACCTCTGACGTCGCCGGCGACGGCACCACCACAGCCACCGTCCTCGCGCAGGCCATCTTCAGGGAAGGCAGCAAGCTCGTTGCCGCCGGGCACAACCCCATGGACCTCAAGAGGGGCATCGAGAAGGCCGTTGAGGTCGCCATCGGCGAGCTCAAGAAGCTCTCGAAGAACGTGAAGGAGAAGAAGGAGATCGCCCAGGTCGGCACCATTTCAGCCAACGGCGACAGCACCATCGGCGAGATAATCGCCGAGGCCATGGAGAAGGTCGGCAAGGAAGGCGTCATCACCGTCGAGGAAGCCAAGGGCATGGAGACCCAGCTCGAAGTGGTCGAGGGCATGCAGTTCGACAGGGGCTATCTCTCCCCCTACTTCGTGACCGACCCCGAGAGGATGGAGTGCGTAATAGAGGACGCCTTCATACTCATCCATGAGAAGAAGATATCGAACATGAGGGAGCTTCTCCCTATACTCGAGAAGATCGCCAAGCTCGGGAGACCCCTCCTTATCATCGCCGAGGACGTTGAGGGCGAGGCCCTTGCTACCCTCGTTGTCAACAAGCTCCGTGGCACTCTCCAGGCTACCGCCGTCAAGGCCCCCGGCTTCGGCGACAGGAGAAAGGCGATGCTCGACGACATCGCTGTATTGACCGGCGGAAAGCTCATCGCCGAAGAGCTTGGCGTAAAGCTCGAGTCCGTTGACGTAAAGGACCTCGGCAGGGCCAAGAGGGTGGTCATCGACAAGGAGAACACCACCATCATCGACGGCGCCGGCAAGAAGGGCGACATCGAAGGGCGCATCAAGCAGATAAGGGCCCAGGTTGAGGAGACCACCTCCGACTATGACAGGGAAAAGCTCCAGGAGAGGCTCGCGAAGCTCGCCGGAGGCGTCGCCGTCATCAATGTCGGCGCGGCCACCGAGACCGAGATGAAGGAGAAGAAGGCCAGGGTCGAGGACGCGCTCCACGCTACCAGGGCTGCCGTTGAAGAGGGCGTAGTCCCCGGCGGCGGAGTCGCTTACTTGAGGACCCTTAACGCGGTCTCCAAGCTCAATCTTGAAGGCGACCAGCAGTTCGGCGTGAAGCTCGTGCTCCGCGCCCTCGAGGAGCCCATCCGCCAGATATCGGCGAACGCGGGCCTCGAAGGTTCAATAGTAGTTGAGAAGGTAAAGTGTGGCAACGGCGCCTTCGGCTTCAACGCCGCGACCGAGGTCTATGAGGATCTCGTGAAGGCAGGCGTCATCGACCCGACAAAGGTGTCGAGGATAGCCCTCCAGAACGCCTCATCCATCTCATCCCTCATGCTCACCACCGAGTGCATGGTGGCCGAGAAGCCCAGGGAAGAAAAGGGCGGCGGCATGCCGGCCGGCATGGGCGGAATGGGCGGCATGGGCGGAATGGACATGATGTAA
- a CDS encoding co-chaperone GroES, protein MKIRPLHDRVIVRRLEEQEKTKGGIIIPESAKETPAEGKVVAVGPGKKEDGKIEPLGVKVNDTIIFSKYAGTEIKVEGEDLLIMREEDILGVVEK, encoded by the coding sequence ATGAAGATCAGGCCGCTTCATGATCGAGTCATTGTAAGAAGGCTCGAAGAGCAGGAGAAGACAAAGGGAGGCATCATCATCCCGGAGAGCGCCAAGGAGACCCCCGCTGAAGGCAAGGTCGTGGCCGTAGGCCCCGGCAAGAAAGAGGACGGCAAGATAGAGCCGCTCGGCGTAAAGGTGAACGACACCATAATATTCAGCAAGTACGCCGGCACCGAGATTAAGGTGGAAGGCGAGGACCTCCTTATCATGAGGGAGGAGGATATTTTAGGGGTAGTGGAGAAATAA
- a CDS encoding endonuclease III gives MKPEEIPAVIKILRQEYKRFRTPYVTEVSEELTRDPFKVLVSCIISLRTTDDVTRAASQRLFKLADTPSVLLKLPNGQIEKAVYPAGFYRTKARTLKDISRELVERYSSKVPDEIEELLKLKGVGRKTANLVVTLGFGKPGICVDTHVHRITNRWGFVKTRSPEETERALREKLPKRYWIEINDLLVAYGQNLCRPTSPMCSACRISLYCARAGVLRSR, from the coding sequence ATGAAGCCCGAAGAGATCCCGGCAGTAATAAAGATACTCAGACAGGAATATAAGCGTTTCCGCACGCCTTACGTTACCGAGGTCTCTGAGGAGTTGACGCGCGATCCCTTCAAGGTGCTCGTCTCGTGTATCATAAGCCTTCGCACGACGGATGACGTGACGAGGGCGGCTTCCCAGAGGCTCTTTAAGCTCGCCGATACGCCTTCCGTGCTGCTAAAGCTTCCAAACGGTCAAATCGAGAAGGCCGTCTACCCCGCCGGCTTCTACAGGACAAAGGCCAGGACGTTGAAGGATATCTCGCGGGAGCTGGTCGAGAGGTATTCATCGAAGGTGCCGGATGAGATAGAAGAGCTACTTAAGCTCAAGGGCGTGGGCAGAAAGACCGCTAACCTTGTCGTTACGCTCGGCTTCGGAAAGCCTGGCATCTGTGTCGATACTCACGTCCACAGGATAACCAACAGGTGGGGTTTCGTCAAGACGAGGAGCCCGGAGGAGACCGAAAGGGCGCTAAGGGAGAAGCTCCCCAAAAGGTACTGGATAGAGATAAACGACCTGTTGGTCGCCTACGGGCAGAACCTCTGCAGGCCGACTTCTCCTATGTGCAGCGCGTGCCGTATATCTCTTTACTGCGCCAGGGCCGGGGTCTTGAGGAGCAGGTAA
- a CDS encoding transposase, protein MSNYRRPRDGRTYFFTVVTYMRQPILCLGDSIKALEESILEVQQSRPFAIKAWAILPDHIHAIWELPEGDTDFSIRWALVKKGFTKRVKGRIDTPAPNMSRVTRREDTIWQRRFWEHKIRDEADFRAHVEYIHYNPVRHGIVGSPIEWEHSSFRKYVVDGVYPPDWGGDVIELKGIGAE, encoded by the coding sequence ATGTCCAATTATAGAAGGCCGCGGGATGGAAGAACTTATTTCTTTACTGTTGTGACTTACATGCGGCAACCCATCCTGTGCCTTGGTGATTCGATAAAGGCTCTGGAAGAATCGATCTTGGAGGTTCAGCAAAGCAGGCCCTTTGCGATCAAGGCATGGGCCATCCTCCCCGACCATATTCATGCGATATGGGAGCTTCCGGAAGGCGACACGGATTTTTCGATCAGATGGGCTTTGGTCAAAAAGGGGTTCACAAAAAGGGTGAAAGGGCGCATCGATACCCCGGCGCCGAACATGTCACGGGTGACGCGAAGGGAAGATACGATCTGGCAAAGGCGTTTTTGGGAGCACAAGATAAGAGACGAGGCCGATTTTCGAGCGCATGTCGAATATATACATTACAACCCGGTGAGACACGGGATTGTTGGTTCGCCCATAGAATGGGAACATTCATCATTTCGAAAATATGTCGTTGACGGCGTATATCCGCCAGATTGGGGCGGAGACGTTATCGAGCTCAAGGGCATAGGGGCAGAGTAA
- a CDS encoding cold-shock protein has translation MAKGKVKWFNESKGFGFIERESGEDVFVHYTSIQGDGFKTLKEGQEVEFDIAKDAKGSKAVNVVPQ, from the coding sequence ATGGCAAAAGGCAAAGTGAAATGGTTCAACGAATCCAAGGGTTTCGGGTTCATTGAAAGGGAGTCCGGCGAGGACGTTTTCGTCCACTACACTTCCATCCAGGGCGACGGTTTCAAGACCCTGAAGGAAGGTCAGGAAGTCGAATTCGACATAGCCAAGGACGCAAAGGGTTCCAAAGCGGTGAACGTAGTTCCCCAATAA
- a CDS encoding 23S rRNA (adenine(2503)-C(2))-methyltransferase, with the protein MKNLRDFTYEELLAEVAAMNERPYRGEQIFRWVFYRRATDIASMTDISKAFRETLAAGYRITGNKLIDVKRSSDGTRKFLSELPDSSRIESVLIPETDRLTLCVSSQAGCALGCRFCMTGMAGFVRNLTLSELAGQVFSAYEILDEGEEITNIVLMGMGEPLSNYDNVVRFIGVLTGNLGFNFSHNKITLSTAGLVPAIKRFGEEATVNLAVSLNATTDEVRERLMPINRKYPIAELMAVLRAYPLRSRKYITIEYVLISGVNDTDADARRLVRLLRGIPCKVNLIPFNPFPGSDFARPSVERVDAFHSIVKKAGYTVIVRSSKGAEIQAACGQLKGVYPG; encoded by the coding sequence ATGAAGAACTTAAGGGATTTTACATACGAAGAGCTATTGGCCGAGGTGGCCGCCATGAATGAGCGCCCCTACAGGGGCGAGCAGATATTCAGGTGGGTCTTCTACAGGCGCGCAACCGACATAGCCTCGATGACCGACATATCAAAGGCCTTCAGGGAGACGCTGGCTGCCGGATACCGCATAACCGGCAATAAGCTCATCGACGTGAAGCGCTCTTCCGACGGCACGAGGAAGTTCCTCTCCGAGCTTCCCGACTCGTCCCGCATCGAATCGGTCCTCATCCCTGAAACCGACAGGCTTACGCTTTGCGTCTCTTCCCAGGCAGGCTGCGCGCTTGGGTGCAGGTTCTGCATGACCGGGATGGCCGGCTTCGTGCGTAACCTCACGCTTTCGGAGCTTGCCGGGCAGGTCTTCTCGGCATATGAGATACTCGACGAAGGTGAGGAGATAACGAACATAGTCCTCATGGGCATGGGAGAGCCGCTCTCCAACTACGATAACGTTGTAAGGTTCATCGGAGTGCTAACAGGCAACCTCGGCTTCAACTTCTCCCACAACAAGATTACCCTTTCCACCGCTGGCCTCGTGCCGGCCATAAAGAGGTTCGGGGAGGAGGCGACCGTGAACCTCGCGGTATCCCTCAACGCCACGACCGACGAGGTGAGGGAACGGCTCATGCCGATAAACAGGAAATATCCCATAGCCGAGCTTATGGCCGTCTTGAGGGCCTATCCGCTGAGGTCCCGGAAGTACATAACGATAGAGTACGTGCTCATCTCAGGCGTGAACGATACTGACGCGGACGCGAGAAGGCTGGTAAGGCTCCTCCGCGGGATACCCTGCAAGGTGAACCTCATTCCCTTTAACCCCTTCCCCGGCTCGGATTTTGCCCGCCCCTCTGTAGAGCGCGTGGATGCCTTTCATTCGATAGTCAAAAAGGCTGGCTATACCGTCATCGTCCGCTCGAGCAAGGGCGCCGAGATACAGGCGGCCTGCGGCCAGCTTAAGGGCGTTTACCCAGGCTGA
- a CDS encoding nucleoside-diphosphate kinase, whose amino-acid sequence MVEKTLSIVKPDGVRKNIIGEVVRRFEAAGLKVAAMKMYHLSRKEAEGFYAVHRERPFFGSLTEFMSSGPVVLMVLKGEGAILKNRELMGATDPAKAAAGTIRKDFADSIESNIVHGSDAADTAAFEISYFFSSMEIFE is encoded by the coding sequence ATGGTAGAGAAGACGCTGTCGATAGTAAAGCCGGACGGGGTGAGGAAGAACATAATAGGAGAGGTGGTAAGAAGGTTCGAGGCAGCCGGCCTCAAGGTAGCCGCCATGAAGATGTATCACCTTTCAAGGAAAGAGGCCGAGGGGTTCTACGCGGTCCACAGGGAGAGGCCCTTCTTCGGAAGCCTCACCGAGTTCATGTCCTCCGGCCCGGTCGTACTCATGGTATTGAAGGGCGAGGGGGCGATCCTCAAGAACAGGGAGCTTATGGGCGCGACAGACCCCGCGAAGGCCGCTGCCGGAACCATCAGGAAGGACTTCGCCGACTCCATCGAGTCGAACATAGTCCACGGCTCTGACGCCGCCGATACCGCTGCCTTCGAGATAAGCTACTTTTTCAGCTCCATGGAGATATTCGAGTAG